From a region of the Phragmites australis chromosome 21, lpPhrAust1.1, whole genome shotgun sequence genome:
- the LOC133903935 gene encoding flavin-containing monooxygenase FMO GS-OX-like 2, with translation MPRAVRTVAVVGAGAAGLVAARELLREGHAVAVFEKSARAGGTWAYDPRADADPLSRDPGAPGAVHGSLYASLRTNLPRELMGFSGFPLAGRVFAGDARTFPGHKEVLAFLDSFAEESGVAARVRLRSEVLRVAPLGQDRGERWAVAWRSEDGEVEEELFDAVVVCNGHCTVPVVPKIQGIDKWRGKQMHSHNYRTPEPFRDQSVVVVGLGASGMDIAREISHVAKEVHIASRYSEDRLGKIELYQNAWMHTEIDCVQDDGRVRFAEGSAVAADTILYCTGYRYHFPFLDLDGLTVDNNRVGPLYKHVFPTKYAPILSFVGLPFKTIIFQSFELESKWVAAVLSGRATLPSEEDMLAAAREDYRWMEEAGRPKRHTHALWPEWVEYLNWLADQVGEPHLEERRCEMYEKALKRIWSLDREEDNSDTSAT, from the exons ATGCCGCGCGCGGTGCGCACGGTGGCCGTGgtgggcgcgggcgcggcggggCTGGTGGCCGCGCGCGAGCTCCTCCGCGAGGGCCACGCCGTGGCCGTTTTCGAGAAGTCGGCGCGCGCGGGTGGCACCTGGGCGTACGACCCGCGCGCGGACGCGGACCCGCTGAGCCGTGACCCGGGCGCCCCCGGCGCCGTGCACGGCAGCCTCTACGCATCACTGCGCACCAACCTGCCGCGCGAGCTCATGGGCTTCTCGGGCTTCCCACTGGCCGGGCGGGTCTTTGCGGGAGACGCGCGCACGTTCCCTGGTCACAAGGAGGTGCTCGCCTTCCTCGACTCCTTCGCCGAGGAGTCCGGCGTTGCAGCCCGCGTCAGGCTCCGCTCCGAAGTGCTGCGGGTGGCGCCCCTCGGTCAGGACCGGGGGGAGCGGTGGGCGGTGGCGTGGCGCAGCGAGGACggcgaggtggaggaggagttgTTCGACGCCGTCGTCGTCTGCAACGGCCACTGCACGGTGCCTGTAGTGCCCAAGATCCAAG GAATCGACAAATGGCGAGGAAAACAAATGCACAGCCACAACTATCGCACTCCGGAGCCATTTCGAGATCAG AGTGTTGTTGTTGTAGGATTGGGAGCCAGTGGAATGGACATTGCTAGAGAAATCTCACATGTGGCCAAAGAAGTGCATATTGCGTCCAGATACTCGGAGGACAGGCTGGGAAAGATTGAACTCTACCAGAATGCCTGGATGCACACAGAG ATAGATTGCGTCCAAGATGACGGCCGCGTGCGCTTTGCTGAAGGTTCAGCAGTGGCTGCAGATACCATTCTTTACTGCACAGG GTATCGCTACCATTTCCCGTTCCTCGACCTGGATGGGCTCACCGTGGACAACAACCGTGTCGGACCACTGTATAAGCACGTCTTCCCCACGAAATACGCGCCCATTCTCTCCTTCGTCGGGCTGCCATTTAAG ACCATTATCTTCCAGTCGTTCGAGCTGGAATCCAAGTGGGTCGCCGCCGTCCTGTCGGGGCGAGCCACGCTGCCGAGCGAGGAGGACATGCTCGCCGCCGCGCGGGAGGACTACCGGTGGATGGAGGAGGCCGGGAGGCCGAAGCGCCACACGCACGCGCTGTGGCCCGAGTGG GTGGAGTACCTGAACTGGCTCGCGGACCAGGTGGGTGAGCCGCACCTGGAAGAGCGGCGGTGCGAGATGTACGAGAAGGCACTCAAGCGCATCTGGTCCCTGGACAGAGAAGAAGATAACAGTGACACTAGTGCAACGTAG